In the Oncorhynchus keta strain PuntledgeMale-10-30-2019 chromosome 14, Oket_V2, whole genome shotgun sequence genome, one interval contains:
- the LOC118373137 gene encoding cytochrome c oxidase subunit 7C, mitochondrial-like, translated as MLGQAVRRFTTSAVRSSHYSEGPGQNLPFSVQNKWRLLGMMVVFFGSGFAFPFIVVRHQLLKK; from the exons ATGTTGGGACAGGCTGTACGACGATTCACAACCTCCGCTGTTCGATCCTCGCATTACTCTGAGGGACCAGGACAG AACCTGCCATTCTCAGTGCAGAATAAGTGGCGTCTGTTGGGCATGATGGTGGTGTTCTTTGGCAGTGGCTTCGCCTTCCCCTTCATCGTCGTCAGACACCAACTCTTGAAGAAGTGA